The DNA segment AGCTCTGTTTTGTGGTATTCTATTGGCAGTAATCGCACTGTTTGCAGGTTGTAAAAGCACTAAAAAGAAAGTCCGTTCGCAAGGTAAAGTAGGGGAAATACACATTCTTATGGATAAACGCCTTTTAGCGCATCCTCTCAAAAGCGCTATTGAAGAAGTTTTTAACATGGAACGCCCTTATCAAGTCAAATTTGTAGCGTTCGATAATTGGGAATTACATAAAACGCAGAGAAACTTGTTAGTAGTTGGCAATGTTAATGATGGTTCAGCAGCAAGTGAACTAATTTTATCCCATTTGACCGAAGCAGGTAGAGAGAACGCAAGACGCAACTTAGGCTTTGTAAAAGTAGAAAATGATACTTTTGCGATACCTCAAAAAATTGTTTATGCTTATAGTGGTTCAGATTCTCTTTTAGTAGAGCGTTTTTTGCAAAAGGGACACAACCTTGCTGATGAGTTCAGGTTATTTGAGCAATCTCAAATGCATAAAAAGTTGTATGAAAAAGGTTTTGAAGAGCAGTTAAGTGAAAAACTATTCAGAGAGCATGGTTTT comes from the Bacteroidia bacterium genome and includes:
- a CDS encoding DUF4837 family protein — translated: MNFTFSQERLLSKLKKALFCGILLAVIALFAGCKSTKKKVRSQGKVGEIHILMDKRLLAHPLKSAIEEVFNMERPYQVKFVAFDNWELHKTQRNLLVVGNVNDGSAASELILSHLTEAGRENARRNLGFVKVENDTFAIPQKIVYAYSGSDSLLVERFLQKGHNLADEFRLFEQSQMHKKLYEKGFEEQLSEKLFREHGFYLKLPKNTSLNHTEPQQLSLSHPDFSCQIVYADSGQVVPQMELARPQKQHVFEFKNMKILASYTDSVAQYAFADEAQKRKYIFQYKVKSSDQILAVQTIFATFENAPEHNARLKIKNFK